A portion of the Pseudorasbora parva isolate DD20220531a chromosome 1, ASM2467924v1, whole genome shotgun sequence genome contains these proteins:
- the pop4 gene encoding ribonuclease P protein subunit p29 yields the protein MEYVLQSRIPTEQSALLGVESSNQKKAETFTETFLKNSLPQMKDEAIENAMAHKAVVLGFKRQKKKEKKKKAKGLNAKERRQLKIFQLKPEHQKYELFLPLHELWKQYIVDICGGLKPGSNPQMIQQKLLKADFHGAVLTVVRSKCPSYVGITGILVQEMKHIFKIITKEDKLKVIPKRNSVFSVEIGDFVTHIYGSKFELRSSERSAKKFKVKGTIDL from the exons ATGGAAT ATGTGTTGCAGTCCCGGATCCCAACAGAGCAAAGCGCTCTTTTGGGAGTTGAG tcttcaAATCAAAAGAAAGCAGAGACTTTCACCGAAACGTTCTTAAAAAATAGCCTTCCCCAGATGAAAGATGAAGCCATTGAAAATGCTATGGCGCACAAGGCGGTAGTACTGGGatttaaaagacaaaaaaagaaggaaaagaaaaaaaaggccaAGGGACTGAACGCCAAAGAAAGAAGACAGCTGAAAATATTCCAGCTCAAACCTGAACATCAAAA ATATGAACTCTTCTTGCCTCTGCATGAGCTGTGGAAACAGTACATTGTGGATATATGCGGTGGATTGAAACCAGGAAG CAACCCACAGATGATCCAGCAGAAGCTCTTGAAAGCTGATTTTCATGGTGCTGTCTTAACTG ttgtcagatcaaaatgcccctcgtATGTGGGTATAACTGGCATCTTGGTACAGGAAATGAAGCACATCTTCAAAATCATTACAAAAGAGGACAAACTAAAAG TAATACCGAAGAGGAATAGTGTGTTCAGTGTGGAGATTGGTGATTTCGTAACTCACATCTATGGCAGCAAGTTTGAACTGCGCTCCAGTGAGCGGTCAGCAAAAAAATTCAAAGTAAAAGGAACTATTGACTTGTAA